The Arachis ipaensis cultivar K30076 chromosome B05, Araip1.1, whole genome shotgun sequence nucleotide sequence TTGTCTTCCATGGATGCATTTGGATGAAATACACTCAATTGTCAGAAATTTCTAAATTTAATGacactattttttttaaaaagtaaaataaataaaaaaaatctaagaaGGAGAAACAAAAGTGACCATGCACTACAagaattttgtttatttgtgacagattttttcttatttgtggaggtttataacccccaccaAATAGTTTGTGGGGGTTTctaaaacccccaaaatttgaggtgccgcGAGGTCTTTTATGGGAgttttgtgtgtgtttagtgGGAGTTTTATATTGGACTTTTGTGGcaattttaaatcacttttgtggcagtttaaaacccccacaaattaattttttaatttaacaaaaaataactattttttgagattttcaaacctccacaaatcctataattatttatttatttttaatttcaaattattcattaatctcatctTATTTACATactctcaaattaaaaatttattttttaatatcaaaaataGTAAACACACTCAAAGATAAGTCTTAAACACCAATTCAGTTGAGGAATTCCATAAAATCACCACAAAATAAGATAATCCAACTAAATTCAATACACAATGGTAAGCTTTAAAGTTAAGCCAATCCAATCAAAAACAGATTAACAGCCTGCTACCCGTAAATGAATCACAATTCTCATGAAAGATACAGAAAAAAACTTTCAAAAGGTGTAAACTAGTAAACCTCTGTAAACTAGTAATACTAAAATAATACACTTCTTACTATGCTTAAATATCACTAATATTAAGTTATCCTTCTAGTGTAGTGACATCAATTAAAGAGTCAATTACTAATTACTCTACAAAAACCAAATATATTGTCAATGGTGGTACTAACCAACTATTTTTAATCTTGACTCTCCATGGAGGTAAGCCAAGTCTTTAGCAACGCCTATACAAATCTTGCGCCTTGTTGACCAGTCCAATTTCAATTGAGTTTTCTCTTTGCCTTTATTGCAATTGTCACTAAAATTAGATAACAAAACCAAATGATCAGTAGATATATTTTGTATACAACATTTTAGCTTATTAACGAAAAAGATACCAAACTCAAATATACAGAGTAAAGAAACATTACCTTAAGGTAAATATATCTTGCAGGAAACactaaagttgtttgttgcagctTTGATATGCCTTAAGGTAAATATGCCAGTTTTTAGATCCAAACCATGTAGGTCTGTTAGTTGAAGCCAAACAAGAGGAGAATGAAAAGTGAATTAAGATATCTATTTTCGGAAACTTAGTTATTGCATATGAAAAAATGGTCATTATTCTAAGAATATTAGAATAAATGAAAAGACAATCCATATATTTGGGTTTAAGAGTTGACAAGATAATTAATCAGCATTTACACAAGCAAATTCATATCAAgttcttgtttgaaaattaatATTTACTATTAAATAGAGTAGCACCCTATAGTAGCATCTTAGTTCTTACCTCTATATAATGAACTTTTTTGTCGTAAACATCCTCGCCACCAAGCTATACCAAACGCCATGACAATAATAAGTGCTCCAGCCAATACAATTCCAATGATAGCCCCCACAGCTATGCCATTTCCTAGTCAAAGTTAGGGCTTAATTTTGATCGACTAAGTGCAGACTTCCTCACATATAACATGACAACATGCATATATGCTCTGCCATAAAACTATAAGTAAACTATATGTCAAAAGATGCATATGCTCTGCCATCAAATGTGTGTATTTATGTATATAAATGAAGATGCATGCCTTTTGTTGCTGTCTCTTGAGTCTTGCATTCTCTTCTAGCAAGTGATCCACTTTAAGCTGCAACTCGCTCGTATATGCCTGAAATAATACACagcaaaaccaaaaaaaaatgaagacttgaagcaaaaaacaaaagaaaagaacaaaagaaaaaattgtacCTCATGAAAGCTTTGTGAAGTTACTCATCTGCAACATTTCTTATCCAAATCCCTTCATAACAAAAACAAGATGCATACACTATCAATGCAATCAAAGGAAGACTTGTCTAAAAGAGTATATACTGACCTGCCTAAGGAGTACATGTCTTACAGCAGAATCAATGCAGTTCTTGACTGGTTGCCCTGAGGAAATCATGTACCCGTCCTTGAACTTCATGGATTTAGCGCGCTGAGCCCTCAACTTGCCACTAACGATGACCTGCACAGAATCAAAATGTTATCACAACCTAAGCATAGCAACAAAGAAACCTGAAATCAGATGCTGTCAAGAACAAACCTCGCATCCCTTGGCGCCATTTTTCATAACAAACCTCAAACCACCATAGCAGGCCCAGCAAAAgtaattttagaaataaatttcATATTGTTTAGTGGTACAGATAAACAGCAAGGGAAATATCCTATTCATTAGAAGAATGCGCATACAGCAACCTGACTAACACCAGCCCCTAACATCTAAAAAAATGAAGATCCAAATAAatacaaaacataattcattcaaaaaataaaataaaatttacaatgTAACAAACCAATAAGAGCAATCAGAGCAATATAATGACATAGCAAAAGAAGCAGTAGTTTAAGAGTTAATATTAAAAGATTTATCCCCCCAGCATTACAACATGAATATAATAGAATTTTATGAATATAGATGATATGGAGGACATAATGATTTAGTCATCTTCCGACACAAACTTGGTGGAGCAGGCACCAAATTTGCTTTAAAGATGACAAAGCATGCTATTCTACAATCACCAAATCAAACCAGAGAAATCCGAAAAAGGAATACTTGATTAAACATAAGAAAATAATCATTCAGATAAGATAAACAAATTTATAGGGTTTAGGTCCTCTTTGATGTTAACTTGATTACTCTTAGCTAGGTCTCTTATGATACCATTATGAACAAATACTAGGTTTGACTAACAGGAGCTTAAAATCAAAGCTAAATACTAGTCAAATTAAGAATGAAACAAAGAATTCAGGACATACTCTGTTGATGTGTGCAACAATTCATAAACCATCTGTTTATTAGACTCAACAACAAAAAGAATGTCAAAATCAGTTGTATATAATTCCAATCAGCTACCATCAATTGAAAGCCTAAAATTGTCCTTATTTTATATGACAGGTTATAGACACGATTGCTACCTGCAACACATTTGGTAATTTAGCCTCTGCGCAAGCTGGGTGGCAATAGTAGACTTTCCAACACAAGCAGTGCCACAAACAAGGATTACCAATGGAACTCTTTGATGATGAAACCTTAAAAGATGATAAAAGCAGAAATATGCTTCATTATTACTAGAACTATAAAATATCACCCTCAAGAGTCTTTTTTTTTACACATCTTTTTAAATGATATTAACACAGATACATGTTGTAGAAACAAAAGTCATCTCCAACAGAAAGATTGCATACTAACCTTGTCAtcatcttataatgactaatgtACTCTTCTCTATATCCCCGCCTCTCCATTACCTGCACAACCAGATCTCTGTTAGAAAATTTCTATTGATTAAACTACTACCATCATTTGGAAAAGCCAAGGACATCCAGCTATGATAACTTTATCCTAAATATAATGGAATTCGACTTCCTACTATTAAGAGACATGTAGTAAATAAAATTAGGTCCCATGTAATTATATTATGAATTTAAAACCAaccagtaataataataataattaatattgaCATTACAATAATGTACTTAAATCCAAAAAGACCTATCCAAAGAATCAATCAACCATATTATCTTTATGCACTAATTTTCGGTACATATGTATAAGATTTTGCTCCTGGAGTAATACTTTcccataaaattttaattttggccATGAGTTCAAATAGTAAAAGCAAATACATTACAAGTCAAGAAATACGGGATGTACAGAATGGAGAAATGAAACCATAGATTTGGCATACCTTGAATAAGTTGACCTCCAAATTGGACTGAGAGCTGTAGAATGGAAAGAAAATTTTAACCAGCTATACTAGAACTCAGCNNNNNNNNNNNNNNNNNNNNNNNNNNNNNNNNNNNNNNNNNNNNNNNNNNNNNNNNNNNNNNNNNNNNNNNNNNNNNNNNNNNNNNNNNNNNNNNNNNNNNNNNNNNNNNNNNNNNNNNNNNNNNNNNNNNNNNNNNNNNNNNNNNNNNNNNNNNNNNNNNNNNNNNNNNNNNNNNNNNNNNNNNNNNNNNNNNNNNNNNNNNNNNNNNNNNNNNNNNNNNNNNNNNNNNNNNNNNNNNNNNNNNNNNNNNNNNNNNNNNNNNNNNNNNNNNNNNNNNNNNNNNNNNNNNNNNNNNNNNNNNNNNNNNNNNNNNNNNNNNNNNNNNNNNNNNNNNNNNNNNNNNNNNNNNNNNNNNNNNNNNNNNNNNNNNNNNNNNNNNNNNNNNNNNNNNNNNNNNNNNNNNNNNNNNNNNNNNNNNNNNNNNNNNNNNNNNNNNNNNNNNNNNNNNNNNNNNNNNNNNNNNNNNNNNNNNNNNNNNNNNNNNNNNNNNNNNNNNNNNNNNNNNNNNNNNNNNNNNNNNNNNNNNNNNNNNNNNNNNNNNNNNNNNNNNNNNNNNNNNNNNNNNNNNNNNNNNNNNNNNNNNNNNNNNNNNNNNNNNNNNNNNNNNNNNNNNNNNNNNNNNNNNNNNNNNNNNNNNNNNNNNNNNNNNNNNNNNNNNNNNNNNNNNNNNNNNNNNNNNNNNNNNNNNNNNNNNNNNNNNNNNNNNNNNNNNNNNNNNNNNNNNNNNNNNNNNNNNNNNNNNNNNNNNNNNNNNNNNNNNNNNNNNNNNNNNNNNNNNNNNNNNNNNNNNNNNNNNNNNNNNNNNNNNNNNNNNNNNNNNNNNNNNNNNNNNNNNNNNNNNNNNNNNNNNNNNNNNNNNNNNNNNNNNNNNNNNNNNNNNNNNNNNNNNNNNNNNNNNNNNNNNNNNNNNNNNNNNNNNNNNNNNNNNNNNNNNNNNNNNNNNNNNNNNNNNNNNNNNNNNNNNNNNNNNNNNNNNNNNNNNNNNNNNNNNNNNNNNNNNNNNNNNNNNNNNNNNNNNNNNNNNNNNNNNNNNNNNNNNNNNNNNNNNNNNNNNNNNNNNNNNNNNNNNNNNNNNNNNNNNNNNNNNNNNNNNNNNNNNNNNNNNNNNNNNNNNNNNNNNNNNNNNNNNNNNNNNNNNNNNNNNNNNNNNNNNNNNNNNNNNNNNNNNNNNNNNNNNNNNNNNNNNNNNNNNNNNNNNNNNNNNNNNNNNNNNNNNNNNNNNNNNNNNNNNNNNNNNNNNNNNNNNNNNNNNNNNNNNNNNNNNNNNNNNNNNNNNNNNNNNNNNNNNNNNNNNNNNNNNNNNNNNNNNNNNNNNNNNNNNNNNNNNNNNNNNNNNNNNNNNNNNNNNNNNNNNNNNNNNNNNNNNNNNNNNNNNNNNNNNNNNNNNNNNNNNNNNNNNNNNNNNNNNNNNNNNNNNNNNNNNNNNNNNNNNNNNNNNNNNNNNNNNNNNNNNNNNNNNNNNNNNNNNNNNNNNNNNNNNNNNNNNNNNNNNNNNNNNNNNNNNNNNNNNNNNNNNNNNNNNNNNNNNNNNNNNNNNNNNNNNNNNNNNNNNNNNNNNNNNNNNNNNNNNNNNNNNNNNNNNNNNNNNNNNNNNNNNNNNNNNNNNNNNNNNNNNNNNNNNNNNNNNNNNNNNNNNNNNNNNNNNNNNNNNNNNNNNNNNNNNNNNNNNNNNNNNNNNNNNNNNNNNNNNNNNNNNNNNNNNNNNNNNNNNNNNNNNNNNNNNNNNNNNNNNNNNNNNNNNNNNNNNNNNNNNNNNNNNNNNNNNNNNNNNNNNNNNNNNNNNNNNNNNNNNNNNNNNNNNNNNNNNNNNNNNNNNNNNNNNNNNNNNNNNNNNNNNNNNNNNNNNNNNNNNNNNNNNNNNNNNNNNNNNNNNNNNNNNNNNNNNNNNNNNNNNNNNNNNNNNNNNNNNNNNNNNNNNNNNNNNNNNNNNNNNNNNNNNNNNNNNNNNNNNNNNNNNNNNNNNNNNNNNNNNNNNNNNNNNNNNNNNNNNNNNNNNNNNNNNNNNNNNNNNNNNNNNNNNNNNNNNNNNNNNNNNNNNNNNNNNNNNNNNNNNNNNNNNNNNNNNNNNNNNNNNNNNNNNNNNNNNNNNNNNNNNNNNNNNNNNNNNNNNNNNNNNNNNNNNNNNNNNNNNNNNNNNNNNNNNNNNNNNNNNNNNNNNNNNNNNNNNNNNNNNNNNNNNNNNNNNNNNNNNNNNNNNNNNNNNNNNNNNNNNNNNNNNNNNNNNNNNNNNNNNNNNNNNNNNNNNNNNNNNNNNNNNNNNNNNNNNNNNNNNNNNNNNNNNNNNNNNNNNNNNNNNNNNNNNNNNNNNNNNNNNNNNNNNNNNNNNNNNNNNNNNNNNNNNNNNNNNNNNNNNNNNNNNNNNNNNNNNNNNNNNNNNNNNNNNNNNNNNNNNNNNNNNNNNNNNNNNNNNNNNNNNNNNNNNNNNNNNNNNNNNNNNNNNNNNNNNNNNNNNNNNNNNNNNNNNNNNNNNNNNNNNNNNNNNNNNNNNNNNNNNNNNNNNNNNNNNNNNNNNNNNNNNNNNNNNNNNNNNNNNNNNNNNNNNNNNNNNNNNNNNNNNNNNNNNNNNNNNNNNNNNNNNNNNNNNNNNNNNNNNNNNNNNNNNNNNNNNNNNNNNNNNNNNNNNNNNNNNNNNNNNNNNNNNNNNNNNNNNNNNNNNNNNNNNNNNNNNNNNNNNNNNNNNNNNNNNNNNNNNNNNNNNNNNGGAAACTAGAAATGGAAAAGAAGCCAAATAACATACACATATAGAAGACTATTGTCAATGAGGAGCTTCTTCAGTTCAAGAGCAATTTTAATAGCTACATGATTCGGAATCTGCAACCAACAAGCAAATCACAAATGATACTAACCAAATCGAATCCACATTGCAGCATTAAATCCAATCTATAAGGGCAAGCACAACACTTTTCAACACAATCCAATCTCAGTCCTATCCATCTAAAGTAACTCATAAGCAAAATGAACAATTGAAGAGTGGATTTTCATACCTTGGTTACAGTTAGCATCCTACTGAGCAAAAATCTGGACAGAATGAAATTGAGGTTTCGAAACAGACCTTAACGAAATCGTCTTGGAAGAAGCATTTCGGGAAGAGAATTTGTTTTTGGAGGAGAAGCTTTGCTGTTCGTTGCTTTCTTCACCGTTGCGAGGCTCGAAGGCATGGGTTCTTTCTCAAAAGTGACCGTATCGCGACCTGAGGAGACGCATCGACGGAAGAGACAACGGGAAAAGAGATCGTCGAAGCACGTGGTGGCATTGGCGCTAGCATCAAGGAGATGAATGGTTGTAACGGTGGCGGTGGCAATGGCGGTAGCGACGGCACGGCGATGGTGACGGTTATAATTTAGGGTTTCAGTTAGATTTTGCTCTCTCCCCATCTCCCTCGAAggtagtgtaacaccctaatattcaaattcttatgctcgagtcataagtcaatgatattacggtggtacgactctcaggtggatttttaatatataaatataggtaatttcgaaaagagtattaatcgagaagcctgaaaagagtagaaataaaatcgcgaagacgtatcactcacgtttcgacaacaaaagataaaccgtgaagccgaaaacgatatacggacaaggcgtagaggagattaagagatagataacagatagatatatataacataagtgaatagccactagtcgcgacccgcgaagtttaggccggctagggtacagtatgaaagtagatgacaatagtatatcctaatctctcccaaaggaaacataagagcctctataggcaagttctaaaagagttcaatacataatataatcttttcaaaacataggtggagagattctaatcaaacacaaagtagaggaaataaagatcttcgtcgtctctcagacgacccacaactcacttctgagcacctggacctgtatctgaaaaacaagagatatatacggaatgagaaccccgggcccatgagttcccagtacggtaaaagtgccaaataaatacaatgcactgcaataaaaactcaccaAGCATCCTAAACTCCTTTTCACCAAGTATCCAGCCTAGATTCTCACTAAtctataaataggcatctgtcGTAAGGGAATACTAAATCTAGATCACATCTCATATGACTCCAAACTCGCTGACTCTCCCACGAATCAGATTTCAGAATCATAAACAAACCCATCATCAGTCGTgctgtctcagcaattctatatcaatatatCATGCCCTCCCTGGAactagtgaaaccacatcactgcgtctacccagggagctcaaatcaTCTCAACTAATGATCaccatcatcatgcaatcgcatcatcaattcatctcatcaagaacagccctcaaccTCCACCGACACCaacatgaggggcctctcagttgtacaaacacaagcaatacaggcaagtaatacacaattagggtacaagtagaacaagtagcacataatcaggtaacttAGCATATataatgtagaaatccaaaacaaataggcaaacccaaacaatttaaacatatgcaaa carries:
- the LOC107643763 gene encoding uncharacterized protein LOC107643763 isoform X1; protein product: MLTVTKIPNHVAIKIALELKKLLIDNSLLYVSQSNLEVNLFKVMERRGYREEYISHYKMMTRFHHQRVPLVILVCGTACVGKSTIATQLAQRLNYQMCCRSSLVAS
- the LOC107643763 gene encoding uncharacterized protein LOC107643763 isoform X2; the encoded protein is MLTVTKIPNHVAIKIALELKKLLIDNSLLYVSQSNLEVNLFKVMERRGYREEYISHYKMMTRFHHQRVPLVILVCGTACVGKSTIATQLAQRLNYQMCCRC